The Schaalia dentiphila ATCC 17982 sequence GTGCCCACGATCATCGGTATTCTCACCGTCACCGTGCTGGCTGCGGCCACGATCGTTGCCTGGTGGCTGCCGGAGTCTCGTTGGAGCGTCGGACCCGTCGTCGCGGTCGCGTCCTTCCTGTTGGCTCTCGGCTGGCCGACGCTGGCGCGCCTGCACATGCCGTGGCTCGCGCAGGCGGTCCTCGCCCTGGGTGGTGCGCTGACCCCCTTGGGCGTTGCCTACTGGAAGAACCTCGACATCGCCGTGCCGCTGACGGGTATCACGCTGGTCGCGCTGGTCGCCGCGACGATCCTGGACGCGCCCGCGCCGCGCGATCACTCCGTGGGGCGCACGAGTGAGCACTGGGGCTCCACGGCCCTGAGTGCGGCCCTCGCCTCGTCGGTGACCTGCCTCCTCATCGTCACCTCCGGCTCCATGTGGGTCTCTCTCACCGTCCACGAGCGCTGGTCGGGCATCGTTCCCATGGCGGCCCTGATCGCCGTCATCGGCGCGGCCTCCGCGCGCTTCGGGCGCAGCGCGAAAGTCGGCGTTGCCTTCGCGATGATCGCAGGCCTCGTCGCGGGTCTCGTGGTCGCCTCGATCGCCTGGTTCCTTGGGCAGACCTCGGACCTGCTGCCCGTCGTCTTCCCCTTCATCGCCAAGCGTTTCGGCGAATTCGCCGCCTTCCTGACCCTGGGTGGCGTCACCGGCTTCGGCGTCGGCTTCGCCGTCTCCGTCGTCGACGCGCTGCTGGGAGAGCGCGCGTCCTCCGCCGAGCTCGCCAACATCCTGGGCCGCGGCGCCGCGAAGTTCCTCGTCGCCGCCCTGCCCGTGTACGCGATGATCCGCATCGGCGGAATCTGAGACCCCACGACGGCTGGACGACCGCATAGCCGGGCCCCGGCCTCGTCCCGTTCGCTTCCAGCTGCGCGCGCCCCTGCTCGTGCGGTGAGCGTCCACCCGAGGCGTTAGGCTGGAGGCATGATGGTGATACCTGCTGACCTGCCCGCACTCGTCGCTCCCGTCGCGTGGATGCTTGGAACCTGGGAGGGGTGGGGCATGTACGCCGCCCCCGCCGCCCCCGGCCAGGAAGAACCCACCGAGGATTCCCCCGTCATCGAGGAGATCCGCGGCGACGTCGTCGGCGAGCAGATGCGCCTGGTGACCCGCGTGTACGCGGGCGTCGCCTCCGAGCCGATCGATCCCACGTGGGACGCGGCGAAGGGCCTGTCCGCTATCAAGAAGGGCGACCTGATCAGCGAAGAGACCGTCTACGTCTCCGTCGCCCCCTCCGACGCGCCTCTGCCCCCGCCCGGCCAGTACAACTCCCGCGAATTCACGGCGACCTCCGCGTCCACCGAGGGCCACAGCGCGGTGTGGGACGGTGTGAGCGTCGGCCCGCGCGTGCAGATGGTCTCTGATGCAATCGCTCTCGGCGTGGGCGCCACCCGCGTCACGCACCTGGGCCGCATGTTCGGCCTGGTCGCGGGCGAGCTCATGTGGACGCAGGAGCGCACGCTCGACGGCGAGGATGAGGCCGACGTCGAGATCTCCGGCCGCCTTATGCGCACCGCGCAGGCCTCCACCGAGTCCGGCGAGGTCATCGAAGGCATCGACGACACCCAGGACGGCTTCCTTGTCTGAGTCTGCGTTCGATTCCGAGTTCGTTGACGAGGCCGTGGCATCCTTCGGTGCGACCCCGCACTTCGGGGACCCGTCGGGGGAGCAGTGGGCCCTTGAGGGTGGCCGCGCGCTGGTGCGCCGCCCGGACCTGGCCGTCATCTCTGTGTCGGGGGCCGATCGGCTGATGTGGGTGACGTCGCTTGCATCCCAGATCGTCACCGACCTCGTCCCTGGCGTGAGCCGCGAGCTGCTGATCCTCTCGCCCGAGGGTCGCGTCGAGCACTGGGCCGGCGCCAGCGACGACGGGGAGACGCTGCACCTGATCGTGGAGCGCTCGGACGTGTCGGAGTTTGTGGCGTTCCTCGAGTCGATGCGTTTTGCGCTGCGCGTCGCCGTCTCAGAGAGCGATGTCGTCGTGTTCTCCTCGGTCCGCGCGGGTGCGAATACGCCCGAGTCCGTGGCCGACCTGCCCGGACACGTGTGGACCTGGGAGGACCCGTGGCCCGGCGTCGTGGAAGGCGGGGCCGCCTACTTCCAGGGCGAGCGTCATCCCGGCGCGCGCACCCCGATGATGTTTCACGCTGTTTCACGCGAGGCCGCGGACGAGTTTGAGGCCGCGTGGCTGTCTGCGTGCCCCGAGGACGGCTCGCGCCGCCGCGCCGGATACCTGGCGTGGGAGGCCATGCGCGTCGCCGCGTGGAAGCCGCGCCTGGGTCGCGAGACCGACGCCCGCGCGATCCCGCCCGAGGTGGACTGGCTGCGAAGCGCCGTCCA is a genomic window containing:
- a CDS encoding heme-binding beta-barrel domain-containing protein, with protein sequence MMVIPADLPALVAPVAWMLGTWEGWGMYAAPAAPGQEEPTEDSPVIEEIRGDVVGEQMRLVTRVYAGVASEPIDPTWDAAKGLSAIKKGDLISEETVYVSVAPSDAPLPPPGQYNSREFTATSASTEGHSAVWDGVSVGPRVQMVSDAIALGVGATRVTHLGRMFGLVAGELMWTQERTLDGEDEADVEISGRLMRTAQASTESGEVIEGIDDTQDGFLV
- a CDS encoding YgfZ/GcvT domain-containing protein — its product is MSESAFDSEFVDEAVASFGATPHFGDPSGEQWALEGGRALVRRPDLAVISVSGADRLMWVTSLASQIVTDLVPGVSRELLILSPEGRVEHWAGASDDGETLHLIVERSDVSEFVAFLESMRFALRVAVSESDVVVFSSVRAGANTPESVADLPGHVWTWEDPWPGVVEGGAAYFQGERHPGARTPMMFHAVSREAADEFEAAWLSACPEDGSRRRAGYLAWEAMRVAAWKPRLGRETDARAIPPEVDWLRSAVHTTKGCYRGQETIARVLNLGRPPRRLTYLQLDGSRGDLPAPGTPIEVGGRQVGVITSSARHADEGPVALALIARAVPVTTVFDIDGVAAAQEEIVPVHGKSSVSPETRPGADLSREAGQRGGSTGFGGLGSALGSR